A window of the Miscanthus floridulus cultivar M001 chromosome 14, ASM1932011v1, whole genome shotgun sequence genome harbors these coding sequences:
- the LOC136505536 gene encoding methyl-CpG-binding domain-containing protein 11-like, translated as MATPGEQQQAAAAEVVSVEMPAPDGWTKKFTPQRGGRSEIVFVSPTGDEIKNKRQLSQYLKAHPGGPAASEFDWGTGDTPRRSARISEKVKVFDSPEGEKIPKRSRNSSGRKGRQGKKEEAPETEEAKDAETGKEAPSEDAANETDVEMKPAEETKEAPAETEDAEKSADKADDAPAPAPMEEDKKETEKPAESVVAPPAPTEEKKQDVKPAESEAAAPTENSAPTPAEPAAVPAPAPETKPDAEPAVIPAPVPETKSDAAAADPASETKSDAAAAADPAPETKSDAAAADPAAGTKADAAAADPAPGAKPDAAPVENSTDKGGNQESQPVNNGQLTHSTVKCI; from the exons TTTACTCCCCAGAGAGGGGGAAGATCTGAGATTGTTTTTGTTTCACCAACTGGCGATGAAATTAAGAACAAGAGGCAACTAAGCCAATACCTGAAGGCACACCCTGGAGGCCCTGCTGCTTCAGAGTTTGATTGGGGAACTG GTGATACTCCAAGGCGTTCTGCTCGCATTAGCGAGAAAGTGAAGGTATTTGATAGCCCAGAGGGCGAGAAGATCCCAAAGCGCAGCAGAAACTCAAGTGGTAGGAAGGGTAGGCAGGGGAAGAAGGAAGAAGCCCCTGAAACTGAAGAAGCCAAAGATGCTGAAACTGGCAAGGAGGCTCCAAGTGAAGATGCTGCAAATGAGACTGATGTGGAGATGAAGCCTGCTGAAGAGACTAAGGAAGCTCCTGCTGAAACTGAAGATGCTGAGAAGTCTGCAGACAAGGCTGATGATGCTCCTGCTCCAGCACCAATGGAAGAAGATAAGAAAGAAACTGAGAAACCAGCTGAATCTGTTgtagctcctcctgcacccacgGAGGAGAAGAAACAAGATGTCAAGCCAGCTGAGTCTGAAGCTGCAGCCCCAACTGAGAACTCAGCTCCTACTCCTGCTGAGCCTGCTGCTGTTCCTGCCCCAGCACCTGAAACCAAACCAGACGCCGAGCCTGCTGTTATTCCTGCTCCAGTGCCTGAGACCAAAtcagatgctgctgctgctgatccaGCGTCTGAAACCAAAtcagatgctgctgctgctgctgatccaGCACCTGAAACCAAAtcagatgctgctgctgctgatccaGCGGCTGGAACCAAGGCAGATGCTGCTGCTGCCGATCCAGCACCTGGAGCCAAGCCAGACGCTGCTCCAGTAGAGAACTCCACCGACAAAGGCGGAAACCAGGAGAGCCAGCCCGTCAACAACGGGCAGCTAACGCACTCAACCGTGAAGTGCATCTGA
- the LOC136505537 gene encoding RING-H2 finger protein ATL70-like: protein MVELEAAFAVASVLAVVTVAALLRACSRRAAPAPAHRRSSEARARQRTVAAVFVGGVEDVEAGLDDAALRALPKVVYGDEEEDGAVAVAVAATKVPAACCAVCLGEYAAGDVLRVLPQCAHAFHQRCVDRWLRLHPTCPVCRSPPVTTLVATTAKPPLPPS from the coding sequence ATGGTGGAGCTGGAGGCGGCCTTCGCCGTCGCCAGCGTGCTGGCCGTGGTCACCGTGGCCGCCCTGCTCCGCGCGTGctcccgccgcgccgcgcccgcgcccgcgcaccGAAGGTCGTCGGAGGCCCGCGCCCGCCAACGCACGGTCGCCGCCGTCTTCGTGGGCGGCGTGGAGGACGTCGAGGCGGGACTCGACGACGCCGCGCTCCGGGCACTGCCCAAGGTGGTGTacggcgacgaggaggaggacggggcggtagcggtggcggtggcagcgaCCAAGGTGCCCGCAGCGTGCTGCGCGGTGTGCCTGGGCGAGTACGCCGCCGGGGACGTGCTCCGGGTGCTGCCCCAGTGCGCGCACGCCTTCCACCAGCGCTGCGTCGACCGCTGGCTACGGCTGCACCCGACGTGCCCCGTCTGCCGCTCGCCGCCGGTGACCACCCTCGTCGCCACCACCGCCAAACCGCCCCTGCCACCGTCCTGA